The Brassica oleracea var. oleracea cultivar TO1000 chromosome C6, BOL, whole genome shotgun sequence genomic interval NNNNNNNNNNNNNNNNNNNNNNNNNNNNNNNNNNNNNNNNNNNNNNNNNNNNNNNNNNNNNNNNNNNNNNNNNNNNNNNNNNNNNNNNNNNNNNNNNNNNNNNNNNNNNNNNNNNNNNNNNNNNNNNNNNNNNNNNNNNNNNNNNNNNNNNNNNNNNNNNNNNNNNNNNNNNNNNNNNNNNNNNNNNNNNNNNNNNNNNNNNNNNNNNNNNNNNNNNNNNNNNNNNNNNNNNNNNNNNNNNNNNNNNNNNNNNNNNNNNNNNNNNNNNNNNNNNNNNNNNNNNNNNNNNNNNNNNNNNNNNNNNNNNNNNNNNNNNNNNNNNNNNNNNNNNNNNNNNNNNNNNNNNNNNNNNNNNNNNNNNNNNNNNNNNNNNNNNNNNNNNNNNNNNNNNNNNNNNNNNNNNNNNNNNNNNNNNNNNNNNNNNNNNNNNNNNNNNNNNNNNNNNNNNNNNNNNNNNNNNNNNNNNNNNNNNNNNNNNNNNNNNNNNNNNNNNNNNNNNNNNNNNNNNNNNNNNNNNNNNNNNNNNNNNNNNNNNNNNNNNNNNNNNNNNNNNNNNNNNNNNNNNNNNNNNNNNNNNNNNNNNNNNNNNNNNNNNNNNNNNNNNNNNNNNNNNNNNNNNNNNNNNNNNNNNNNNNNNNNNNNNNNNNNNNNNNNNNNNNNNNNNNNNNNNNNNNNNNNNNNNNNNNNNNNNNNNNNNNNNNNNNNNNNNNNNNNNNNNNNNNNNNNNNNNNNNNNNNNNNNNNNNNNNNNNNNNNNNNNNNNNNNNNNNNNNNNNNNNNNNNNNNNNNNNNNNNNNNNNNNNNNNNNNNNNNNNNNNNNNNNNNNNNNNNNNNNNNNNNNNNNNNNNNNNNNNNNNNNNNNNNNNNNNNNNNNNNNNNNNNNNNNNNNNNNNNNNNNNNNNNNNNNNNNNNNNNNNNNNNNNNNNNNNNNNNNNNNNNNNNNNNNNNNNNNNNNNNNNNNNNNNNNNNNNNNNNNNNNNNNNNNNNNNNNNNNNNNNNNNNNNNNNNNNNNNNNNNNNNNNNNNNNNNNNNNNNNNNNNNNNNNNNNNNNNNNNNNNNNNNNNNNNNNNNNNNNNNNNNNNNNNNNNNNNNNNNNNNNNNNNNNNNNNNNNNNNNNNNNNNNNNNNNNNNNNNNNNNNNNNNNNNNNNNNNNNNNNNNNNNNNNNNNNNNNNNNNNNNNNNNNNNNNNNNNNNNNNNNNNNNNNNNNNNNNNNNNNNNNNNNNNNNNNNNNNNNNNNNNNNNNNNNNNNNNNNNNNNNNNNNNNNNNNNNNNNNNNNNNNNNNNNNNNNNNNNNNNNNNNNNNNNNNNNNNNNNNNNNNNNNNNNNNNNNNNNNNNNNNNNNNNNNNNNNNNNNNNNNNNNNNNNNNNNNNNNNNNNNNNNNNNNNNNNNNNNNNNNNNNNNNNNNNNNNNNNNNNNNNNNNNNNNNNNNNNNNNNNNNNNNNNNNNNNNNNNNNNNNNNNNNNNNNNNNNNNNNNNNNNNNNNNNNNNNNNNNNNNNNNNNNNNNNNNNNNNNNNNNNNNNNNNNNNNNNNNNNNNNNNNNNNNNNNNNNNNNNNNNNNNNNNNNNNNNNNNNNNNNNNNNNNNNNNNNNNNNNNNNNNNNNNNNNNNNNNNNNNNNNNNNNNNNNNNNNNNNNNNNNNNNNNNNNNNNNNNNNNNNNNNNNNNNNNNNNNNNNNNNNNNNNNNNNNNNNNNNNNNNNNNNNNNNNNNNNNNNNNNNNNNNNNNNNNNNNNNNNNNNNNNNNNNNNNNNNNNNNNNNNNNNNNNNNNNNNNNNNNNNNNNNNNNNNNNNNNNNNNNNNNNNNNNNNNNNNNNNNNNNNNNNNNNNNNNNNNNNNNNNNNNNNNNNNNNNNNNNNNNNNNNNNNNNNNNNNNNNNNNNNNNNNNNNNNNNNNNNNNNNNNNNNNNNNNNNNNNNNNNNNNNNNNNNNNNNNNNNNNNNNNNNNNNNNNNNNNNNNNNNNNNNNNNNNNNNNNNNNNNNNNNNNNNNNNNNNNNNNNNNNNNNNNNNNNNNNNNNNNNNNNNNNNNNNNNNNNNNNNNNNNNNNNNNNNNNNNNNNNNNNNNNNNNNNNNNNNNNNNNNNNNNNNNNNNNNNNNNNNNNNNNNNNNNNNNNNNNNNNNNNNNNNNNNNNNNNNNNNNNNNNNNNNNNNNNNNNNNNNNNNNNNNNNNNNNNNNNNNNNNNNNNNNNNNNNNNNNNNNNNNNNNNNNNNNNNNNNNNNNNNNNNNNNNNNNNNNNNNNNNNNNNNNNNNNNNNNNNNNNNNNNNNNNNNNNNNNNNNNNNNNNNNNNNNNNNNNNNNNNNNNNNNNNNNNNNNNNNNNNNNNNNNNNNNNNNNNNNNNNNNNNNNNNNNNNNNNNNNNNNNNNNNNNNNNNNNNNNNNNNNNNNNNNNNNNNNNNNNNNNNNNNNNNNNNNNNNNNNNNNNNNNNNNNNNNNNNNNNNNNNNNNNNNNNNNNNNNNNNNNNNNNNNNNNNNNNNNNNNNNNNNNNNNNNNNNNNNNNNNNNNNNNNNNNNNNNNNNNNNNNNNNNNNNNNNNNNNNNNNNNNNNNNNNNNNNNNNNNNNNNNNNNNNNNNNNNNNNNNNNNNNNNNNNNNNNNNNNNNNNNNNNNNNNNNNNNNNNNNNNNNNNNNNNNNNNNNNNNNNNNNNNNNNNNNNNNNNNNNNNNNNNNNNNNNNNNNNNNNNNNNNNNNNNNNNNNNNNNNNNNNNNNNNNNNNNNNNNNNNNNNNNNNNNNNNNNNNNNNNNNNNNNNNNNNNNNNNNNNNNNNNNNNNNNNNNNNNNNNNNNNNNNNNNNNNNNNNNNNNNNNNNNNNNNNNNNNNNNNNNNNNNNNNNNNNNNNNNNNNNNNNNNNNNNNNNNNNNNNNNNNNNNNNNNNNNNNNNNNNNNNNNNNNNNNNNNNNNNNNNNNNNNNNNNNNNNNNNNNNNNNNNNNNNNNNNNNNNNNNNNNNNNNNNNNNNNNNNNNNNNNNNNNNNNNNNNNNNNNNNNNNNNNNNNNNNNNNNNNNNNNNNNNNNNNNNNNNNNNNNNNNNNNNNNNNNNNNNNNNNNNNNNNNNNNNNNNNNNNNNNNNNNNNNNACTCACTACTTTCACTCATCTATGCTGAAAACAATTGAAATTTGTTATATCTTAATTTATACCTCCTAAGACATATGTTAATTACATAATTCCCATTTTTCACTTATCAAAATATTTTTTACAAAATTTTTAAATTATGTTTAAGACTAACTGTCCAGACGACTTTCAGTTAAGTCGTCTGGACGACTTATTTTCAAGTCGTCTAAACAGACGACTTGCGAGGGGTAGAAACGTAAAAAAAATTCCGTTTTCTTGTTTGGTCACAAGGGGATAGTTGTAATTTCAATAGCCTTTTAGGTTACTTTTGCCTTTGACCCAAGTTGGGGTATTGTTTTGGGTTTGACTCCAAGTTTTGAGTCACACTTGGCAATTCTCCCTTTTAGTTTTTGATTGCTATTTTTGTGACATAAACTTAGAAATGTGCTATTTTGGAGATTTACTTTTTATTATATATATAAAGAATAAGGGCATAAGAGTCTTTTGCCACTTAATGAAGAAGATATTTTGAAAATATCTCTTTAGTGGTGGTAAAAATGAAAAGTGATAACGTGAAAGTTATAAACAAGTAATTTCCTCTAAAAATAAACATTTATTAAAATTATAAATGTTTTATTAATTTTTATTAATAAATTTGATATAAAAATTATAGATTTTTATCCTTATCAAAATTTTCTGCTTATTCTTGAAAAATATATTATTAGATGATATTATCTATTCTAACTAAATTATTATTCATTGACTAAATTGTTTCATCAAACTCAAATTATATCATATTTCTTAACTATTTTTTTATTGTATTATGTGTTATATTTTTCTTGAATCTGAATTTTCAAAAATAAATTATATATTAACATTTGGTTATGGTTTTATAGTATGTGTTGTAAATTTTGTTAACTTTAATTTAATGACTAATAATTAAAGAATAATTCCGTAAGAATCATTTTCTTGTTATCATAAAAAGGTTTTTCCTTTTTGTTTTTAAGACTTTTATGTTTGCTCTAAAATTTGATGTATTTAGTTATATTATATATTGTTCATTTAAATATTTTTAGATTGATGTCAAATTTTGTTGGATTGAAATTAATTTTTTTACTAATAGATTTGGCCTAAGAATAAAAAGGATGACAATTTTTGAGTAATTAATAAAAAATTTAAGTGATATGATTAACTGTCCAAATTTTACATAATTTTCTGATGAAGTGGTATAATTAGAAGAGAAGTTACAATTTCATTTATAATTTGTGTAATTATCAAAAAGAAAATATAGTATCCATTATATAATTTTGGAACATTTAGATAAATAAACTAAAGTATATGAATTTCATATTTACTAGAGTACATTAGGTATGATTTATAAACATATAAAATTCATTGGCGTTAGATTCACTATTGTTTGATCTGTTTTTGTTACATCACTATTGTTTAGTCTGTTTTTTTTCTTACATCACTATTTGTTTGGTCTGTTTCCAAAACTATATTACACAACAAAAATTAAAATTATAAAGCAGAGAGAGACTTTTGAATTGGAGAGGAAAGAGAGTGGGAGAAAGATGTCAAGGCTGGTCCAGCTCAAATCGGGTAAAACAATCAAAATTCCAATTTTGTCCTTCGTCTTGCGAAAATCTGATTGTCACATACCCTACCAATAAGACAACGCCACGTGAACACGATAGACATGATGGTGGGAGAGGACAACAACATGGGATAGGCACATGAATTTGTGTTTATTTTATACATTATTTTCAATTTTAACCAAAAAAGAAAGAAAAAAAATCAATAGGTTCACTGGCAATGAGAAGTATGCGGATCCAAATTTAACTTTTAAAGCCCTCCTTCCATATAATAATAATAATACAAATAAAATTTAATGTTAATAAAAATATGTGGACCCTTTTAAATATAAAAAGAAAAGAAAAAGAGAGGTGAAGAAAAGTGGGTTTAACAATTATTTGCTGCAAAGTTAGAAGAGGCTCAGCTTTATTAACTTCTGTTTGCTTTCATTCTCTCTATCTATCTATCATCATCCTCGTAGTCCTCATCTCTCCTTTCTAACACCTAGTTGCAGTAAAAAAAAGGCTGCTTCTTTCTCTTTCTCCATAGTCAATGGTTTTATGAAGAAGCCGTGAGATTGAAGAGAGAGAGAGAGAGTGTGTGTGTAGAATAAAAGAGTTGTGGATTCAAATCAGGACTGGTGAATCTAGAGATGGAGCAAGGAGCTGGAGGAGGTAATGAAGTGGTGGAGGAAGCTTCACCAATCAGCTCAAGACCCCCGGCTAATATGGAAGAGTTAATGAGATTCTCAGCGGCGGCGGATGAAGGTGGAGGGTTGGGAGGAGGAGGAAGCTCGGCTTCTTCGTCGTCGGGGAACAGATGGCCGAGAGAAGAAACGCTTGCGCTTCTCAGGATCCGATCTGAAATGGATTCTACTTTCCGTGACGCCACTCTCAAAGCCCCTCTTTGGGAACACGTTTCCAGGTTTCTCTCTCTCTCCTCCATTACTTCTTGAGTTCTCAACTCATCAATGGTGTTTCTCAAATCCAAAAGATAGCATATAGAGATCTATCTGCATGTGTTTCCAACGCGTACTTTTCTTTTCTTTTTTTTTTGCTGTTACTTATAAATAATAAATAATATATTCGAGATCAAGCATCCTCACCATCCCAAGAAAATTAAAGAACTGTTTGTTTATACGTACAGAAAGAAAGGCTCATGAATTTCTGGGACGTTTTAGATTTTACGATCCCAATACTCTTTTTTTTTTGTTTTTTGTTTTTTGTACTTATTCCCGATCGAACAGTACGTATTAATTTTCCAGCTAACAATGAAAAAAAAGGACAGAAACTGAGGTTTGATGTTTGAATGGCACACAGGAAGCTGTTGGAGCTAGGCTACAAACGCAGTGCTAAGAAATGCAAAGAGAAATTCGAAAACGTTCAGAAATACTACAAACGCACTAAAGAAACGCGCGGTGGTCGGCATGACGGTAAAGCTTACAAGTTCTTCTCTCAGCTCGAAGCTCTCAACACTACTCCTCCTTCCTCTTCTCTCGACGCCACTCCTCTCTCCGTCGCCAATCCCATCCAACCGCCTCCTTCTTCATCTCAGTTCCCAGTCTTCCCTCTACCGCAGACCCTACCGCACAGTGTCTCTTTTACACCCAATGTAGCTCCTCCTCCTCCTCCTCCTCCTGCTCCAATGGGTCCCACCTTTCCCGGAGTGACCTTCTCGTCTCACAGCTCATCGACGGCTTCAGGAATGGGGTCTGATGATGACGACGACGAAGAAGATATAATGGACGTGGATCAGGCGGGTCCCAGCAGCCGCAAACGCAAACGTGGTAACCGGGGAGGCGGCAAGATGATGGAATTATTTGATGGTTTGGTGAGGCAAGTGATGCAGAAGCAAGCGTCTATGCAAAGGAGCTTTCTTGAAGCCCTTGAGAAGAGAGAACAAGAGCGTCTCCATCGTGAAGAAGCTTGGAAACGCCAAGAGATGTCTCGTTTAGCTCGAGAACACGAGATCATGTCTCAAGAACGAGCCGCTTCTGCTTCTCGCGACGCCGCAATCATCTCAATGATTCAGAAAATCACTGGCCACACTATCCAGTTACCTCCTTCTTTCTCATCACAACCGTCTCCTCCGCCGCGTCAACCGCCACCCGCAGCTAAACGCCCTTCATCACAACCTGTAGAACCACCTCAACTACAACCAATAATGGCCATTCCACAACAACAGGTTCTTCCTCCTCCTCCTCAACCACCACCACAACAAGAGGTGACCATGAGCTCTGATCAATCGTCGCCCTCGTCATCGCGGTGGCCAAAGGCGGAGATTCTTGCGCTTATAAACTTGAGAAGCGGAATGGAACCAAGGTACCAAGACAATGTCCCTAAAGGACTTTTATGGGAAGAGATCTCATCTTCCATGAAGAGAATGGGATACAACAGAAACGCAAAGAGATGCAAAGAGAAATGGGAAAACATAAACAAATACTACAAGAAAGTTAAAGAAAGCAACAAGGAACGTCCTCAAGATGCCAAGACCTGTCCTTACTTTCACCGCCTCGATCTTCTTTACCGCAACAAAGTCCTTGGAAGCGGTGGCAGTTCTAGCGCTTCTGCTCTACCTCATCAAGACCAAATATCAACGGTACAAAAGCAGAGTCCGGTCTCTGCAGTGAAGCCCCCACAAGGAGTTGTTACCGTCGGGTCAGCTTCAAGTGAGGGAGAAGAACCTAGAGAGGAAAGTCCACAAGAAACAGAGAAGGTACAAACTTTGCTTTTCATTTTCAAAATGTTAATTGCTTTTGTTTCTTAACAACTAAAATCTTGATTTGTTGTAATTGAAGCCAGAAGACCTTGTGATGAAAGAGCTGATGCAACACCAACAACAAGATTCAATGATAAGTGAGTATGAAAAAATTGAGGAGTCTCACAATTATAATAACATGGAAGAAGAGGAGATGGATGAAGAACTAGACGAGGATGAGAAATCTGCGGCTTATGAGGTTGCATTTCAGAGCCCTGCAAACAGAGGAGGCAATGGCCACACCGAGCCACCTTTCTTGACAATGGTTCAGTAAATCAGAATCACTGTTTCTGAATTTCCCTTGTCCCAAGAAAATCTACTTATGTGTGCATAGTTTCTAAACAACACCCCAAAAACAAAAACACAAAACACCATCTGACACCAGAAACTGAAAATCAAGGTCTCATCAATCTTGATTTCCAGTGAATACAATTCTTTCTTCACATTCTTTCCCTTTGTTTCTTTTCTTTCTCGCTGTCTCTTGTTTGTTTCTCGGTTCTTTGTTTTCTTCTTCAACACATACACACCCACCCTCATGAACAAAAACTCTAGCTAAAGGTCTTTTAGTTTATTTGGAGTTGTAATTCATCAGCAAGTCTCACTCTTTTTTTCTTCTTCTTTAAACATTTGTTGATTGGTTAATTGGGGAATAAAGAGTCTTTTTTTTTTCCTTGAGGAGACCTAAGATTTCAAAAACAAGGAGATACTTTAAATCTTTATTTCTTCATGGTGTTTTACAGCATTTTTTTTTACTTTATTTCTGCTGCTTCTGCTTTGACTGATAGATGAAAAAGATTGGCTTATTCATATTCACTTTGCTTCTGTTTTTTTTTTAACTGAGAAGAGACTCACTCAAAGCCATAGCTTGAGAAAGAGGAGAAGAGAAGAAAGAATATGTGTTTTATGTTTTATCCCTTTTGCGGCGCCCACAAAGACACAAACCGATAAGCCTTTTATTCATTTGTGTCACGATCAGTTAAACAGAGTCACTCAAAGTTTTGTTCTTTTGTTTCAACTTTCACCCTTTTTATTTTATTTTCATTATAATCAAAAGCATGTGCAGCTTTTGTACTTACAACGACAAGACTCGTGCCACTTTCATTGTTCATCTTCTGTTTGTTGCTTTTTAATACCTTCAAAAGCTGTTTCAGAATATTATTGATTTTTACTGCAAAACTAATCATATATAGAGGAAACCCCCTT includes:
- the LOC106300300 gene encoding trihelix transcription factor GTL1, producing MEQGAGGGNEVVEEASPISSRPPANMEELMRFSAAADEGGGLGGGGSSASSSSGNRWPREETLALLRIRSEMDSTFRDATLKAPLWEHVSRKLLELGYKRSAKKCKEKFENVQKYYKRTKETRGGRHDGKAYKFFSQLEALNTTPPSSSLDATPLSVANPIQPPPSSSQFPVFPLPQTLPHSVSFTPNVAPPPPPPPAPMGPTFPGVTFSSHSSSTASGMGSDDDDDEEDIMDVDQAGPSSRKRKRGNRGGGKMMELFDGLVRQVMQKQASMQRSFLEALEKREQERLHREEAWKRQEMSRLAREHEIMSQERAASASRDAAIISMIQKITGHTIQLPPSFSSQPSPPPRQPPPAAKRPSSQPVEPPQLQPIMAIPQQQVLPPPPQPPPQQEVTMSSDQSSPSSSRWPKAEILALINLRSGMEPRYQDNVPKGLLWEEISSSMKRMGYNRNAKRCKEKWENINKYYKKVKESNKERPQDAKTCPYFHRLDLLYRNKVLGSGGSSSASALPHQDQISTVQKQSPVSAVKPPQGVVTVGSASSEGEEPREESPQETEKPEDLVMKELMQHQQQDSMISEYEKIEESHNYNNMEEEEMDEELDEDEKSAAYEVAFQSPANRGGNGHTEPPFLTMVQ